Sequence from the Patagioenas fasciata isolate bPatFas1 chromosome 36, bPatFas1.hap1, whole genome shotgun sequence genome:
aCCCCTAAAGTGccaaggacccccaaaccccactccCCATGTCCCTTGATGCTTGTGCCCCCCCCCCAACACCAgtacccccaattaacccccttaGGACCCCCCTCTTTTCAACTCCACCCCAATCTGGTGCTAataccccccaaacacccccccccccccataatgGTCTCGCCCCCAACACCAgcacccccaattaaccccctcaggaccccccttttttcACCCCCCCCATCATCACtgcccccaattaaccccctcaggacccccccccTCTTTTCAACCCCCCCTCCCAATCTGGTGCTGATACCCCcaaacacaccccccccccccccataatgGTCTCCCCCCCATCACCAgcacccccaattaacccccttaGGACCCCCCTCTTTTCACCCCCGCCCCCCAATAATGGTCTCCCCCTCATCACCAgcacccccaattaacccccttaGGACCCCCCTCTTTTCACACCCCCCCCCCATAATGGTCTCCCCCCCATCACCAGCACCCCCAATTAACCCACTCAGGACCCCCCTCttttcaccccccccccccccaataatggTCTCCCCCTCATCACCAgcacccccaattaacccccttaGGACCCCCCTCTtttcacacccccccccccccccataatgGTCTCCCCCTCATCACCACTACCCCCAATTAACACTCTCAGGACCCCCCTCTTTtcaacccccccctcccccccaatctGGTCCACTTCCGcttccggccccgccccccggccaGGCCTTGGCCCCGCGGTGGTGCCGCGGCTCGATCCGCAGAGCGGCGGCCGCCGGTCCCAgctcctcccgcagctcccgctgcagcccggcTTCCAGAGACTCCCCGCCGGCCTCCACCAGCCCTCCCGGGAAGCCGAAGCGCCCGTCGAACCGCAGCTGCATCTACCGGAGATGGATCAATGTGggaagcggcggggggggggggtcctaTCCGTCTCCCGTTGTCCCCGTACGCACCAGCACAGCGTAGCCCGGCGGAGGGGagccggcggggagcggggcgtaCAGCAGGACGTGGCAGGCGTGGCgccagcccggccccgccgcccggtcACCGGTTGTACCGAGGGCCAGCGCCGCTTCCCGGCtgagcggcggcggctgctccccCGGCTCCCACATGGTGGCACCGCCCCGGCGCGTCTCCACCAATCAGCGAGCGGGAGTGCCGCGCCCCCACCAATCAGAAGAGGGAACAGCGGAGGCCACGCCCCTCCAAGCGGAGAAGCACCCGCGCTGCCGGCGGACACCGAACAGCGTGGAGGGGCGTGGCCTCAGCGCGGAGGGGCGTTGCGCCGCGTAGCCACGCCCCCTCGCGTTCCCACGGCCTCCCCTATGaatggggaggggaaggagcccCCCCCAAAATCGCCCTGCACCCCCCAGAAGGGCCACAACCCCCACCCAAAAAACGGGGAGGGATAGAAAAAAGGCAACAGGATGGAGAGGGAGGGGATTTATTGCCCCTCCCCCAGCACtgaaggggggtcccagggttctattttgggtgggggggtggctcagggttttgggggggcccCTATGAGGCAGAATCGGAGGCTTCGGAGCTGTCTTTGACATCGGTGCTCTCGGTGGTCTCGCTGACCTCGCTGAGGTCTTTGCTGTCGGCCCCCCCATCTTCGGGAGGAGGGGGGGGAACggctggggggtgagggggggccccCCCACTTCCACAAaccccttcccccccaccccggggggggTCAGCGGGAGCCGGGGGGCGGCCGCGCTCCTTCTGCTCCACCTGCTTCCGCAGCTTTTGGGGCGGAAAAAGGGGGTTAGAAAAGTCctggtgggggggggaggggataaAATACatttgggggggctctgggggggtgcAATAAAAAAGGGGGGGGTCTCACCTCGTCTGCCATTTGGGTGAGGTCACGTTTCATGGCGTAGGCGTCCTCCCCATCTGCGTAGTATTTGG
This genomic interval carries:
- the LOC139826175 gene encoding U8 snoRNA-decapping enzyme-like, encoding MWEPGEQPPPLSREAALALGTTGDRAAGPGWRHACHVLLYAPLPAGSPPPGYAVLMQLRFDGRFGFPGGLVEAGGESLEAGLQRELREELGPAAAALRIEPRHHRGAKAWPGGGAGSGMMMGGGCCVPPQVQGLVRVPLGGGLPIFLRHRFAGDAREQLLGTLPLLGIPPQNGDPQPGGGTPIEWRRGE